One part of the Candidatus Poribacteria bacterium genome encodes these proteins:
- a CDS encoding phytanoyl-CoA dioxygenase family protein produces the protein MTLTPTERDRGSLDEERLSLVVQLVRMNGYVLLERMLPDALVRELHAAFMRSFEAYVARTDPNRGANRFQMHLPFIAPFTDPRITTHPMALQVLDALLGQDCVCHYFASDTPLPGSDYQRVHSDIHGLFTDCQPLPTYSIVMNVPLVDFTVENGAVEIWPGGSHLMPTGIDMAALAPLMHSARVLMPAGSLLIRDMRMWHRGTPNTSDHARPNLAFIYSKHWLKTHYPPISMPQDTYDGLSDRAKRLFRFENIGGTPVNLP, from the coding sequence GTGACGTTGACCCCAACAGAACGCGACCGGGGATCGCTCGACGAGGAGCGCCTGAGCCTCGTCGTGCAACTTGTTCGGATGAATGGCTACGTCCTGCTCGAGCGCATGCTGCCGGATGCGCTGGTTCGGGAGCTCCACGCGGCGTTCATGCGGTCATTCGAGGCGTACGTCGCGCGAACCGATCCCAATCGCGGCGCGAATCGGTTCCAGATGCATCTTCCGTTCATCGCGCCCTTCACGGACCCGCGCATCACGACACACCCGATGGCGCTCCAGGTCCTCGACGCGCTGCTTGGGCAAGACTGCGTGTGCCACTACTTCGCCTCGGATACACCTCTGCCAGGATCGGACTATCAGCGTGTCCACTCGGATATCCACGGTCTCTTCACGGACTGCCAGCCGTTGCCGACCTACAGCATCGTCATGAACGTGCCGTTGGTGGACTTCACCGTGGAGAACGGAGCCGTCGAAATCTGGCCCGGTGGGTCGCACCTCATGCCGACGGGCATCGACATGGCTGCCCTGGCGCCGCTGATGCACTCGGCGCGTGTCCTGATGCCCGCCGGTTCCTTGCTCATCCGCGACATGCGGATGTGGCATCGCGGAACGCCCAACACGTCGGACCACGCTCGGCCGAACCTGGCGTTCATCTACTCGAAGCATTGGCTGAAGACGCACTACCCTCCGATCTCCATGCCGCAGGACACGTATGACGGGCTGTCTGACCGGGCGAAGCGGCTCTTCCGGTTCGAGAACATCGGAGGCACACCGGTCAACCTGCCGTGA